The nucleotide window AACCGGGTATGGATTTGAGGTGGCCTCTGTTTGTTGCAAGGCTGGTAACAGTTCAAAAGATATCATCGGAATCAGTGACGATGAAAAGATTTTCAAGGGCACGGATGAAGCCATGTGCAACCCCATATTCCAGGCAAAAGCCCTGAATCATGAGCAGGTTGACTTTAACATCCTCCTGGGATTGTGTGTGGGCCATGACACCTTGTTTCTCAAATTTACGGATATTCCTACCACGGTATTGGCAGTCAAGGACCGGGTCACCGGACATAATCCCCTGGCAGCCATTTACAATTCGGAATCATATTACAAGAAAATCCGGCACCCGGACATTTCATAAAAAAAGAAGATATCCGGTCAATGACCTCCTGACTCTTTTAACGATATTTTTTTGTCCTGATATTCCATGGCAGGCCCTGTTTTTTTTGGTTGCTTATGATCATTTCTTTGCTTCAGATATTTGTTTTTAATAACGAATTCAAGTATCAGATGGTGCTGGGTTTTCATCAATATCCACTTTGTTTTCAACAAATCAAGTGACATTATGTCGTGGAAATAATATACTCAACACATAGTATGGAGTGTGAAAAAGCTCTCAAAATTTGGGGATACGACGTCAGCCTGAACGAACAGGCTGGAAAGGAGCAAGTAATGAATATTAAAAAAATACTGAACCCGATTGATGGCTCAGATCATTCAATCCGCTCAACCCGGCACGCCATTGAACTGGCAAAACTCTTAGATGCCAGAATCGTTTTGCTGCATTGTCATGCAAGGTTTCCCATTGTTTTGGCAGAACCCTATTTCCAGCAGGCGATTGATGAAATCAACAAAGCCTCAGAAGAGCTTGTTCAGCCTTTTATCGAACTGCTTGAGCAGGGAAACGTAAAGTTTGATGTCCGTATTCTTGAAGGGGCTCCGGGCAACAAAATACCTGATGTGGCCGGAATTGAAAAAATAGACCTGATTGTTATGGGATCAAGAGGGGTTTCGGATTTTACAGGATTGCTTCTCGGCAGTGTTGCCCACCAGGTTATTCAAAAAGCACAATGCCCTGTTTTTATAACAAAATAGCGCATGAGTGGTTCAAGTACCATAAATCGTTTGCAAAATCAGGCCTTTTTATAAAAAGGCCTGGAATAATTCTGTTCAATGCTTTTTAACGGTCAATCGTAAAAAATTGTGCCGATCAATATGACGTTGTTTTGTCTTTTTTCTTGACAAACGGCGACTTCCAATCTAACTAATTTAAAATAGTTTAGACTGTTTCTTAATATGAGTCCATCTATCTTGGACTGACGAAAAAAAACCATGGAAAAGTCTCTGTGTGATTTTTTCACGACTTTCTTATAAAAGGCGATAACAATGAAACATAAAAACAATCGTTACTTTAAATTTATGTCAAAAGCTTGCCTGTTCATGACCCTTTTTTTGATCGTATTCCGGGGATCTTCGACCGATGCAAGAGATCTTTTTGAAATTCAAAAATCAGGGATCTTGCGTCACCTAGGCGTACCTTATGCCAATTTTGTCACAGGGAGCGGAGATGGTCTGGATGTGGAATTAACAATATTATTCGCCCGTCATATCGGAGTAAGGTATGAGTACGTCAATACGTCCTGGGAAACGGTTATCGGTGACCTGACCGGTCTGAAGGTCAGTGCCCGGGGTGAGGATGTCGAAATTCTCGGCCATGTTCCCGTTAAAGGGGACATCATTGCAAACGGATTGACCATCCTCCCCTGGCGGCAGAAGGTTCTGGACTATTCAACTCCTGTCTTCCCAACCCAGGTCTGGCTGGTACTCAAAGCCGATTCCCCCATCAAACCCATCAAGCCAAGCGGCAGCACTGAAAAAGATATTGCTGCTGTGAAAATTCTTCTCAAGGGACACACGATTTTAGGCGTAGCCAACACATGCCTTGAACCGTCATTGTACGATCTGGAAGAGGCGGGGTCAAAGACCACCCTGTTTGCCGGCAGGCTTAATGAATTAGCTCATGCGATCATAAAGGGAGAAGCTGATGCAACCCTTCTGGATGTACCCGATGCCCTTGTCGCCCTGGATAAATGGCCCGCCAGGATTAAAGTGGTAGGCCCCTTGTCCCCGATGCAGACCATGGCTTGCGGGTTTTCCAAAACATCTCCTGATTTGCGGGAGGCGTTTAACAAGTTCCTTGAAAAATGCAGGCAGGACGGCACATATCTGGGTCTTATCAAGAAATACTATCCAGCAGTTTTTAATTACTATCCCGAGTTTTTTAAATCCGGGGTCTGAGAGCGGAATCCAGTCAATGATACAGGGCATTGAATCTAAGAAAATTCTTTGCCATATTCAATTTCCAATGGAGCGGTAATAATGGTTTTTGAAAACCCAAGCAAAAAGAATTTCAAAAGCAGCTACTATTACGCAGCCGTGTTTTTGCTGTTCGGGTTTATTTTTTTTCTGCTTTGCCTGCATTATCAATCCCAGATGCGTCTCCAGAAAATTTCAATTAACCGCCTGGCACAACAAGCCGAAGAGATCGCTGCGTCCTTGTCTTATTTTTACGATGAACGAAAAAACGACCTTGAAAATATGGCTGAAAGCAGGGAAATTTCGGCATTTTTTGAAAACAAGGCACTTGGTATATCACTGGAATATGGTCTGCGTGCCAGCCAGGTTGCCATCTCAACCAGATTTCATAAATTTATAGAAAAAAAGGAGATTGGCACAGACAAGGCTTTTTCCAGGCTGCTTTTCATTAAAACCGATGGGGAGTTGCTTGCTGATACGGGGACTGAGGATGTAAAATCAAAGGACAGGCTGTATCTGAAAAACTTTATCACGCATGGCGACAGGCAGGCCCGTGTTATACATTTAAACCATCAGGACTATTTTAACGTATGCATTTGCATCCCATATTTTTTCAAAGGTGTTCATACAGGTCAGCTCATTGCACTGATCGCGCAAAAAAACATATTTGCCTTTTTCTTGAAACCTGAGCAATCCTCCTGCCGGTTTCTGCTAATTATGTGCGAAGATGGTCACCTGTCAGCACCGTGGTCTGATCAGTCCACCATTCGCTTTGATAAACCTCCGGATTTCAGGAAAATTAAAACCGGAAAACCACAATATTTAAAGATGTTCGACCCGGATGGAAAATTGGCGGACATGATCATGTTCAAGACCAGGATCAAGGGAACCCCTTTTTTTATTATTGATATCCACAAGGCCACCGAAGTTTTAGGGCATATATCCCCCTTGCATCTGTTTATGATTCTTGGAATAAGTACGGTGATAATTTGTTGCGGTACAATATTTTTCTTTCATTCAAGCACCCGAACCTTGATCCTTTCTTCACGTCTTGAAGAATCGCAGATCAAGGAAATGGAGATCAAGGAAAAAAACCTGCATCTTGAGGAAGAAATAATACGACGGAAACTGGCAGAAAGACAATTAAAAAACTCTAGAGATCTGGCCGAGTCCGCCAACATTGCCAAGAGC belongs to Desulfobacula toluolica Tol2 and includes:
- a CDS encoding sensor histidine kinase, which codes for MVFENPSKKNFKSSYYYAAVFLLFGFIFFLLCLHYQSQMRLQKISINRLAQQAEEIAASLSYFYDERKNDLENMAESREISAFFENKALGISLEYGLRASQVAISTRFHKFIEKKEIGTDKAFSRLLFIKTDGELLADTGTEDVKSKDRLYLKNFITHGDRQARVIHLNHQDYFNVCICIPYFFKGVHTGQLIALIAQKNIFAFFLKPEQSSCRFLLIMCEDGHLSAPWSDQSTIRFDKPPDFRKIKTGKPQYLKMFDPDGKLADMIMFKTRIKGTPFFIIDIHKATEVLGHISPLHLFMILGISTVIICCGTIFFFHSSTRTLILSSRLEESQIKEMEIKEKNLHLEEEIIRRKLAERQLKNSRDLAESANIAKSEFLANMSHELRTPLNHIIGFTELVIDKHFGELNPIQEEYLGDVLNSSRHLLSLINDILDLSKVEAGKMDLEPTDIHLKTLLENSLVMIKEKAMKIGIQVSADVDGLPEMITADERKLKQIIYNLLSNAVKFTPDGGKISLVANLAESSGLKAHGMTKTVQISTSDLERHRHWITISVADTGVGIKSEDMERIFNHFEQVENSTSRCFEGTGLGLALSRRFVEMHGGMIWAQSLGHGKGSTFSFIIPLQPEDMDSVSEIDLDKNC
- a CDS encoding universal stress protein, encoding MNIKKILNPIDGSDHSIRSTRHAIELAKLLDARIVLLHCHARFPIVLAEPYFQQAIDEINKASEELVQPFIELLEQGNVKFDVRILEGAPGNKIPDVAGIEKIDLIVMGSRGVSDFTGLLLGSVAHQVIQKAQCPVFITK
- a CDS encoding transporter substrate-binding domain-containing protein, with amino-acid sequence MKHKNNRYFKFMSKACLFMTLFLIVFRGSSTDARDLFEIQKSGILRHLGVPYANFVTGSGDGLDVELTILFARHIGVRYEYVNTSWETVIGDLTGLKVSARGEDVEILGHVPVKGDIIANGLTILPWRQKVLDYSTPVFPTQVWLVLKADSPIKPIKPSGSTEKDIAAVKILLKGHTILGVANTCLEPSLYDLEEAGSKTTLFAGRLNELAHAIIKGEADATLLDVPDALVALDKWPARIKVVGPLSPMQTMACGFSKTSPDLREAFNKFLEKCRQDGTYLGLIKKYYPAVFNYYPEFFKSGV